The window TGGTCGGTGGCGCTGGGTTCCGCCACTCTGGCATAGCTGGAATCGTCCGGGTCACCACTGTCTGAGTCAGAGGATACTGCAGGCTCTGGGCGCAGTGGGGGAAGGATGCTGTCCCCCTCCAAAACAGCCTCCTTCAACAGCAGCGAGTCAAACTTGACTATGTAGTAGCTGCTGTCCATATCAGTGATCCGTGCTGGGTACCAGAGACCATCTGGTTGCTTGGCCAGACATGCAGAACCAGCCTGCAGAGAGCTCAGGTCCGGGTCCTGGAAGGGGCGCAGCTCATCCACAGAGACCACCTGCCCATGGGAGAACCTGCAGTTGTCCAGGAAGCGGCACTTGCCCTCCAGGAAGAAGGGACAGGGCTTCAGGGACTTGTGGGTGGGGTACAGGTAGAGCACCCGCACACCTGCGGAGCCGTCCTCTGCCTCTTCCGTGCCCACGATCATGGCGTTGTGATACTCCAGGGTGCCCCAGGAACTGTGGTAGGGGGCGTTCACCTTCGTCCCACTCAGCTCTCCCTCATCCTCCATGTCCTCCCCTTCATCCTCCTCCagtccaggctggctgggtccTGGCACAGCCTTTCTTTCAGGTACAGTGTCCAGTTCTGCCCTGGGGGCTACTGGCGCCTCCACTGCTTCAGCAACAGCCTTCTGGAAAGCCAGGTACTCGGTGTCGTCCTGCTCTGGGTGCTCTCCGTCCAGGGTGGCCAGCAGCTTGCTCTTCAGGACAGACACCAGGCTGGCCTCGGTGAGCTGGATCAGCTCCTTCAGGTCTCCCTGGAGCTGGCGCAGGTCGGCCAGCTCGGCGGGATCCAGGCCGGCACCCAGGGCCAGCTCCACCTGCTGCAGCTGGGCGCCGTAGGTCCGGAGCGCGGTCTGGAGGCTCTCCTCGTCCATCATGTGGGGGAAGGCTGGTTTCCCGGGTCGGCAGGGCGGGTCCCGGGTCCTCAAAGCAGAGCTTCTTTACTTCCTGTCAGCAGCTCGGTCACCCTCTTTGTTCCTGAAGCTCCCCCAATTCTACCCTGGCTCCTGCAACAGTCCCCTGAGGGTGAGGATCCACTTCCTTCCTTTGGGCCTAGAGATGTTGCTAATTGTtgtggtccaaccccagcaggtccaggggttcccaaaggtgtggacgaagtcggcgaagaatgaaagacacggaggcagcgttcagttgatcatcatagccaggttctctcgctaggttctccagccaggttctgtctttatttcgcctgttacatctgtatttataccagttgattttaatcctatccattctattccaaaggttagggcgtttcttatctccattccagggagtaaagattatgtagtttaagcgtgtttgttcatagttaaagtgattaactaaccgcctggtacttagttaaggggttttactgacaaaaatccccacctggggaaacaatctttctcagagaggtgaccttgtttaaaacacatagcacttaagaaggggagcaaacatattaagaacagtatgccatatacgccaggtcccttgaaacataagctgtgcagatgtttcttccccgcagcgactgtgtcaagcagcaaggatggaccggcttccggcacttaATTCAGTCACTTCCTTGAAATTTCTGATTGTTTCCTAAGAATCAAAGGCAGAATTTCTGATTAGCTGAAGTTTCTGATTATTTGGTCTCTTGTTAAAGCTCTCTTTGCCATTCTACTCTCTTCTTCCTCAGATACATCTGAGTTAAAATATTAGGAAGAACCTAACAAAGGGAAACTTCCTCCTGCTTATATAAACCATCTACATATCTGGCTGCAAGGTCCTCTTCATATACATAATTACCTGTGGTTGAAAACACTTTATCTCGATTCCTGAAAGCACTTCTGCTGCTACCAACAGCAGGGAAGAGTTTCTGGAAAGAACTACAAAGACACTTAGCCTCTTTAAAAGCTCTACTGTCCGAAACCTAGATTATGCCTGCCACCACTTTCATTATTGTATGTCATGTAGCAGAAGTGTGGCAATTATGTACTTCTATATACTTGCAATCACTGCTGTTACAGTTAAACACTACTGACATAATTAACAACTTCAACTTAAAAAgatgcttttctcttttaaatgtcATAGATCTTCATTGTgaaaaattatacaatacagagaaacataaagaagaaaatcacAGTACTAAATGAGAACCACCATTAACATTTTGGTGAATATCcctcaagtattttattttttccattctccTTTTTTTTACTATTCCACTGAAAGATTCTAGTAGCGATTTGATTTTTTTTGCCActaatatatatatctcacacatTTATTTCCCTTATGCAGTGAAGTAATCACACGCATTGTGACATTTAATGGCTGGGTAGTTGTATAGATGTATCATAATTTACTTAATAAATCTATTGGGAACCACAGGTAGGTTGTTGTCACTGGAAGGggttcagaacaggcctccccaaGATGTGCCACTTTGGTATGTGGGTGTGGGCTCAAGAGAAGCTTCTGCCTCCACCCCACCAGCTACCTAGAAGAGTTTaaattaggggccttgcccatGATAAGAGTTATTACCGGAGTCAACTTTTGTTTATAACTTATGGCAGGGCAAACacctaattactgaacatctgctcttctcaccctccttccctctgaagtcACAGTTGCCTTAACTCATTCCTTAGCTCAAGATGTCATGTACacctcatttaacctttctggctctgaacctctcatgtatgtgggatCTCTGAATCTCTCATGTATATGGGGTTCCTGTACCTACATATGTGATTacatttggttatttttctcttgttactCTGTCTCTTGcagatttaattattagaccagatGAAAGCACCTAGAAGGGTAGAAAAAAGTTTCTTccactcctctttttttttttcttcttaacttTGTTGTATGTAATAGAGACATGAATACCTTGTGCAAGAATCTTTGCAAGAATCCCCAATTACTCCTTTGTGGcaaattcccagaaatggaatagCTGGCTGACAGgatttagccatttttaagtctTTTGCTAAAATATTGCCAAACTGGCCTCCAGAAAAGATGTATCAATGTACTTTCCCAAAGACACCCAAGAGAGTGACTTTATTTATATCCTCAACAATATACTGTCTTGAAAGTAAAACTAACCAGGCAGTTGAAAAGTAGGAAACTCATTTTCATTGAAACTTCTTTGAATACTGGTGAAGTTGAACACTGTTTTACGTGTttaattggccatttgtatgtggCTCTGGGGAATGGTTCATTAATGTCAACTACTCAATTTCCTACTGTGATAGGTACCTTTTACTTATTGGTCTGTAGTTAGCTAATTGGTCATTTCCTCTATCAAATCATTTTCAAAGGGATTTTTATGGCCATGTTTGTTTTATatgcttcctttttcttcatcttctctAAGAAGGTCTCAGAAAGTGAACATATGTTAAAAACTGCCCAGATTACTTTGCTTCCAAATTTGCCAGTAATATTTCTTTTAACTCTACTCATGTAATTACTCTGTTTTGAAATTTTGCACGGACtcctttttaacttaaaaatgaacatgAAACTCACTAGTGAAAACCGTCTAGAGTAGTGGTCCCATCTAGAGCTGTGCTGTTCAATACAGTAGCCACAGGTGATCTTatcacacacaaaataataataagtaaagaGGGCAGGAGGAAACTTTTGATAGAGATGTTTATGGCATAGATGTGGTGATTATTTCACAGGTAATATACTTATCTCCAAACGTATCAAGTTGAATAGATCAGTTTTGTACAGCTTTTTGTATGTCAATCATATGTGGTCTAAAAAAACTAGAGTAACTGGTAGTCagatgtggctatttaaattgaaacttaaaaaatgaaataaaattaagatttcaGTTTCTTGATTGTTCAATAGCCACTGTTTTGGACAGTACTTTTTCATCATTGCAGATAGTTCTGGACAGCACGGATCCAcagatttatctttctctaacccTTGAATCTCTGTCTTCTGTCTCCTAGCCTCTGCTTGGAGTGCCCTTCTCATTTCCTGTGTTTAATCCCCACATCTCCTTCAACATACAGCTCAAATGCCACTTACTCTGGGGAGGTGTCTCCTGACCATTCATGTCCCTCAAACTGTCCTGATGCCCTCGTGGCCCAGAAGAACCCTGGGCTTAGAGTGTCCACTAGAGTCAATGCAGACATCAGTTCTCTGGTCCTTGTCACCTACCAACTCACTGAAGGAGGAGTTGGTGTCTTCAACTTCTGATTCCCCAGGACCCAGCTTAGTTTCTGAAAAACAGACAAAGCTTAGTGTATGTTGAATAAGTGAACTACCCACCATTTGCCTCATCCTGTCTAgtgatttattcttaaaaattcaATGCAATGATTTATTCTGAAAAATTCTCAAGAACTGAAAAGCATATCAAAAGAAGTTTTCAAGAGGcaacatatttattttcagaatacAGTGTAGTACAATTATTAACTGCAATAAAGTAATGGAATATATGGGCATGCTGGATGAGCTGCCTCACAGAAGTTAGTTACAACAGCAATACTATAAACTCTTTCTTGTTAGAGATATAGACATACTCCCTTGTCCTTCAACAAATATAATGATTTGTTGAACAATTACAAACCAGATCCTCTTAATAATTCTCTCCTCAAATAAAAGCCTATACAAGTTTCTGTTATCCTTAGTCTTCCAGAGTCTCCCTGGGGAGTGACAGCATGTTGCTACCAGAAAGAGCATTTGTGAGCACCAGGTCCAGGATACTTTtaccttttaaattaaaaaaaaatcacaattaatatatattttatagaagaaaaaagttaaacaCTAATATGTATAAAGAATTACGGattcaatccttggtcagggtgtgtgagggaggcGGCTGATATATGTtacttacatcaatgtttctctctctcttaaaaaaatcaataataaaaaaaaaagaataaaggagaaCTCACTCATAACCTTATCACCAAATGACAACCTCTGTTTGCATTTGGTGTGTAACCTCCTCCCATTTTTCTAtacaaagttatatatatatatatctggctAATTCTCACACATCCTTCAACATATAGCTCAAATGTCACTTACTCTGGGGAACACATaggtatttctttctttcaaaagtgAGATCATGctgtatttagttttattttttcaattgcaCATTATTAATAAGTTTATGCCAATAAATATGTCTATAACATTGTTAATATGTATctagattttattataaaaacatatcatttatttaaaaaaagtgctCCATTGTTTTTGAAGCTTAGATTGTTTCCGTCTTTTTTAGTTCCTCTTGTTAGTAGTGCTGTGATGGCTCCcttttgaataaatgttttccatAGATCTATAGGTCTGAAACTATTCTCCTTCAAGGCAGAAACAAGGGCTGACCTCTGGGGTTTTAGAAGGTGTGGGGACAGGCAGTTATATACCTGCTTAGGCCAACTCAGGAACAAACCAATCACATTAATGGGTCCCGAGTGTTATTCTGAGGTCAGTGGGTCACTGTGGCTGGATTCCCTAGAAGACAGTCTGCAGCAAAGCTTATCTGCTAATGCTTCTTTGGAAAGTGCAATGGCAGGGTTGGAAAAATGAGGCAGAAGGACAACCAAGGGAATACTTGTTAACAAATTGGACATGGCCTCACGCTAAAACACAGATGGCTTCTTGGTGGCATGGGACATCTCTGGCAGGGCATCCCACGCCAATGACCCACAGGAGGGAGGAGCGGGGTAGAATTTATTGGCCAACACCCTTGGGTCTCCTTTCCCTCTTTGGTCCAGGTTCACTCTATGGGGCATGAACTTCCCTTCACTTCCAGGTTGTGTTACCTGGTCCCTCTTGACAGCCAATGTGGGGGCTGTCTCCAGCTCGGAGGGGCGGTGCTTGCTTAATGTCTGAAGGTGGTTGGAAGAGTGGGGGTCCCTGGGTCTAGTCAGGGTGAACTCGGGGGACAGAGATGCTCCCACCATAGCTAGCTCGCTGCGGTCCTGCCAGAACCTAAGCCTCACCCTGGGGAAGGCAAGGAGTGCAAAATACATTAAGAAATGGCACCATCAGGGGAAGGGTTGGCCCTGGCTTTTCAGGCTGTGTTTTTCCCAGCAGGTCCATCACAGCCCTTGGCTTTGAGATCAAAGGGATTCTGCAGAGTGCTGTTCATAGGAAACGCCAGTGCCATTCTCCCCGGAGGTAGGACAGGGCTGCAGTGTTataaagagaggaaaagggaagcaAAGTTCTGTGGCAGGAAAGCTCCACCTTTCCTATGGGGACAGAAAAAGAGCAAGAGGTCAGGCAGGGACACTTGGCTGAGCTGAGCGACATCCTCCTCCGCACCTTCTGGCCTGAACCAAGCAGCCCAGTGACTCAAGCGGGCAGCCTGGGCTCACCCGGGAGCCGGCTTCAGAGAGGAGGGCAGCTACAAACCACGGACATCCTCCTGTGCCCTGAGACCCAGGCACCACCACATGAGCACCCCAGCACCGCAAGGGGCAGgaccagagggaggaggagaggtttGCCTTGAAAGACACTCAGAATTCTGTTTAATTGAGTGGTTTCCTTTATGACTTTCCAGACTCTACACAGGGCAAATTTCCCACAATCAGCTggactattaaaaaaataaaaatggcagcaaagcaaagaaagaaactagggtgtttaaaaaagagggagaggcaggcacaAAGGAGAATGAGTCTGCTGGATGGCTTCCCTGAGTCTCCTAATGCCAAGGACAAGTTCAAGCAGCACACTTGTGTCTGTGAGTCTCTTTCTGCACGGCCAAGGTTGCTCTGGGCATTGCCAATCTGCCTACTCTCGCCTTCTCTCTGCAGCCTTTGGTTTTCTGGCAAGGCCaaatgagggtgtgtgtgtgtgtgtgtgtgtgtgtgtgtgtgtgtgtgtgtgtgttttcctttctttctttttacaaggATTTGAAAACCGAAAGGAAGGTCATAAACAAATTCTTTCAGAGGATCCAGGCTTTGCTTGCATGTAACTGAGGATGGGTTTAAATTCCTTCCCATTCCCACAGCCTGAAGGATAAACTAAAGAGCTCTCTGAGGTGGGTGGCATGTACAGGACACGCTCAAGCTGATCTATTATGTCTTTCGATCTTCACCTCCATTACAGTGGCCCCTGCTCCTTCCCTGACCCAAACCCTCCAGTGACACCATGTGGTCACTCAGGCCTCAGTGCTCATTCCCTACAGTCCCCTCATTTCGGTCTGGGGTTCACCTGCACCAGACGTAGCTCAGGTTCACCTCCTGAAACTTTACCCATCGCCAGGTGAATCCGACCGAAGCCCACCTTGTGCTCAGGTGTGAACAGACGTCTGGGTGTACCTTTGAATAAATACATGGCTGTCTTTTCCTATTAGATTATGATCTGCTTAAAAACACACATCCTATTCATTTTTAGTTcttcagcacctagaacagtgtctgttACCTGGAATGTGCTCAGAAAATGCTGGCTGGGGGAGAAAGCACTTGCTATCCCACTCATCTCACTTCCCAGTGGTAAATGCTCCCCTGAGACTCCCCTGGGGtgctccacctcctcctgggcaAAGGTGCACACTTAcagcctttatttttaaaaaaaatatgttttattgattttttacagagaagaagggagagggatagagagttagaaacatcgatgagagagaaacatcgatcagctgcctcctgcatgccccccactggggattgcccgcagccaaggtacatgccctcgaccggaatcgaacctgggacccttcagtccgcaggccgatgctctatgcactgagccaaactggttagggcacactTACAGCCTTTAAAGCAATGCCAAGCACATTCTCAGTGTTCATAAATGTTGTCCTTAGAAATATGTGCAATATTTTAGGCTACATTTTAAATTATCCAGCGCTCAGTCATAGTCATCATGATACTAACAAATTACTTTTTCTCCGTTTTTATGTTTCAATTACAACTGACATTCAATATtctgttagtttcaggtgtacagcatagtggttaaacatttATACAACTTACGAAGTGGTAAGTCttgtacccacctggcacccGCATACATAATTATTGCAAtgttactgatttattccctaagttgtacttcacatccctgtgactattttgtaactgcaatttgtatttctcaatcccttcaccttgttCACCCAGCTCCCTCATCTCCTCTGGTCTgtcaaccatcagtttgttttctgtatccatgagtttACTGGTAAATTTCTTGAGTGCAAGCACTGAGCTAGGAATGTCATATACATCACACCACTGCCCCTCACAACAGCCTTTTGATGGGTCTTCCCAgacattttatagacaaggagaCTATGACTGAAGGGGCTAAGTGATTCGTTACACAACACACACCTAGACAGTGGCAGAGCCGGGATATATACTCTGGTTGGAATTCAGATGCTCTCAGGCACCCAGAGTTTGGGCACTGGCCCTTGATGCCTGTATCTCCAGTTACCAGGCAGCATTTGAAGTTTGAGGGAAAAGGAACAAGCCATTCTTCCTTaactcctcccccttctcctcatGACCCCCACTAATGGCTTCCCAACATAGCTAAGCATCTACTTGACTGACTGTATATAGTATTACACTgtcactttattttactttctgcTGTCAACCCGTAGGTTACATCCCCCAGACCTTGCAAATAGCTATGACTGTGGCTAGGATGCAGGTAATCTTTACCTTGATTAGAACAAGGACTGCTGATAAACAAGACACAGCTTAGGGAGGACAGAATTGGGGTGGTGCCAGCATTAGAATACTTAACCCTTTAGTACTTCCTGGGAAGTTGCCAAAATCCGGATGTCTTTAACATAAGCAGAGGCCAGAGAGTTTACATTAAGCGTCCCAAGGTCGTACATCAGGTGCGTGGAAAGTGAGGATTGGAATTCACTCTGGAttccaggcctgggctggacactcaGGTCAGGCCTGGGTTGTGATGGGTCTTGAAAGGCAGGCTGAGGCCCACAGGCTGTATTAAGAAGAcaggggggaaggagacatatgtaactctttgtaatattttaagcaataaaaaaaagaaataaacctatgtttctatgaaaaaaaaaatgaagacagggGAGGGTTCTGAGCAGAGTCGCAGTAAAATCTGAGCTACACGAGTTACACGTCGGAGAACTGGCCGAGCAATGGAACGAGGCAGGAGCGAGGGCGGAGGGACGAGAGGCTTGTGGGAGACCATGTAGGCTAGGAGGCTGTTGCCTGGATAGTAGTTATGCTTAGATGAAGTTTCCTCTCAGCACATTAAGCTTGAGATGACAGAAAAGTGGGACTGGACAGGAGACAGCTGGTGGTGAGAGGTAGAGGAGTGTAATTAGAGGTAGAGAGCTGGGAGTTACTATAGAAAGGCTGCAGACAGAGCTCTGAAAATAAACGAGGTCGCTACGGGCAGGGTAGGGACAAGGGAGGACAGAGGGCCGAG is drawn from Myotis daubentonii chromosome 3, mMyoDau2.1, whole genome shotgun sequence and contains these coding sequences:
- the LOC132230829 gene encoding zinc finger CCCH-type with G patch domain-containing protein-like, whose product is MMDEESLQTALRTYGAQLQQVELALGAGLDPAELADLRQLQGDLKELIQLTEASLVSVLKSKLLATLDGEHPEQDDTEYLAFQKAVAEAVEAPVAPRAELDTVPERKAVPGPSQPGLEEDEGEDMEDEGELSGTKVNAPYHSSWGTLEYHNAMIVGTEEAEDGSAGVRVLYLYPTHKSLKPCPFFLEGKCRFLDNCRFSHGQVVSVDELRPFQDPDLSSLQAGSACLAKQPDGLWYPARITDMDSSYYIVKFDSLLLKEAVLEGDSILPPLRPEPAVSSDSDSGDPDDSSYARVAEPSATDHRACSSAFAGWEVHTRGIGSRLLAKMGYEFGKGLGRHSDGRVEPIHAVVLPRGKSLDQCAEILQKRTEGSKAGTSQAPKYRGRGGRPGGRQPPRSVFDFLNEKLQGQGPGTLEAGAATLGRRRGKELYHASKGAKRALSLRLFQTEEKIEQAQRDIRGIQEALARNAGRHSVTVAQLQEKLAGAQRQLGQLRAQEAGLQREQRKADTHKKMAEF